A window of the Cololabis saira isolate AMF1-May2022 chromosome 19, fColSai1.1, whole genome shotgun sequence genome harbors these coding sequences:
- the mrpl27 gene encoding 39S ribosomal protein L27, mitochondrial — protein sequence MAALTSLVLQLRAGLLVPSKSVLTDSVRFASKKAGGSSKNLGGKSAGRRYGLKKSESDFVHAGNILATQRQLRYHPGAHVGKGTNNTLYALEDGHVKMTKEVYIPAPRSPEATTVITKLPKGAVLYKTFINVLPAKQGGKFKLVDMV from the exons ATGGCGGCGCTGACGTCCTTGGTGCTGCAGCTCAGAGCAG GTCTGTTGGTTCCCAGTAAGTCTGTTCTGACAGATTCGGTGAGGTTCGCGTCTAAGAAGGCTGGTGGCAGCAGCAAGAACCTCGGAGGAAAGAGCGCGGGCCGGAGATACGGCTTGAAGAAATCGGAAA GTGACTTTGTCCATGCTGGCAACATCCTGGCAACGCAGCGGCAGCTGAGGTACCATCCGGGAGCACAT GTGGGGAAGGGAACCAACAACACTCTCTATGCTCTGGAAGACGGCCACGTCAAGATGACTAAGGAGGTGTACATCCCCGCGCCGCGCAGCCCCGAGGCCACCACCGTTATCACCAAGCTGCCCAAAGGAGCCGTGCTCTACAAGACCTTCATCAACGTCCTGCCCGCCAAGCAGGGGGGCAAGTTCAAACTGGTGGACATGGTCTGA